The Metabacillus schmidteae nucleotide sequence CTAGCTTTTCAGTTTCTAAATCTGTTGCTAATCCGCAACCACCCACTTTTGCCTCTGGAACAATATCATTCAAAATTTGCTTTAGAAAAGAAAATACCTTGAAGTATTCCTCAAATTGAGCAGGGTCATGTCTGTTACTCTTATTTAACTTCTCATCATTACCAATATCTATGATAGGGTCTATATTATTACCCCAAATTTCAAAATACCATGTTACTACTTCCTCAATCCCATAACGTTCGACGCAATGCAGTAAGAAAGCCCTTAGTAACTTCTTCCATTCATCAAGTGATTTTTCATTATTTGTCTGATAAATGAGGGTTTGTCCAAAGGATTTTAAAACGAGCTTTGGTTTCGGTCCTAGCTCAATAAATGGTTTTAATCTATTTTTTATTAAGAAATCTAGTAATTTATTAATAGTTGAAAAATTGTAAGCTACTTGGTCATCCGATTTATCTTCAACATGCATTTCATCACAGAATAATCCCCAAAACCTCGCATATGTAAATCCTATATCTGATTGCATAAGAGATAACTGCTCTTGCATATCTGAATTTAATAAGTCCGTTGCGTATCCAACATTAATTACCTTGTTCCAATATTTCGTATAAGCTTCAAATTTCGATATTTTCACAATATCCGTTTCAATTAATATGGGTTCATTTTTAGGGTGTACTGGTGAAACACATTCAAGGTAATTACGCAATTCTAATAATGCTTCTTCATTTTCCACTTTATCATTACTTACTGTTTTTTCATTATTTTCAATTTTTTCTACTTTACTTTTTCTATAATCAACAGGCTTCACCTTAAATTTATCATTGAATACCCTATTAAATGCTACTAGATTTGGGAAACCATTATCAAGCGCAATCCGAGTAATTGGTTTTTTCGTGTTAATTAGTTCATTTACAGCATGTGCGAGACGTACTTTATTTAAATATTGTGAGAATGTTTTCCCAGTTTGTTTTTTAAAAAATTTAGATAAATAAGGTACTGTTATATATTGAGTTCTTGCTACTTCCTCCAATGTTAATGCTTCCCGGAAATTATTTTCAACATATTCAAGTATTTCCATTAACCTTTCATTCGCCATTTCCTCCGAAAGAAGTGGTTTTATTTCTTGATGCTTTCTATCTCTCAGGTAATTTAATTGAATAAAAGAAATTAATTTTAATACCTTTTCCCAGAATCCCGCTAACGAAATATCTGACTCCTTTAAATATACTAAAAGTACTTCCTCAATTACATCTTTCATCTGTTGATTAGATGAAACCGTATTTTCTAGAGAATTACATTGAAAATATAGATTCTCCTGTTGGAGAATTGACCGTATTTGAAAATAGTTAAAATGGATTATAACAAATAAATTATTTTCTTCTGAATGAAAAGAATGTAGTTCATTCGAATTTACGATGACAAAATCTGATTTATTTAATGTAAATAAATTATTCTTTATCTTTACTTCTAAATTTCCTTCAATCATATAAATTAATTCGATATCATTATGTGCATGATCTAAGACATTTTTACCATTCATGACTGAAATAGTTACTAATTTGGAATCTATTGAAGGCTGAATTGTTTGTGTATGTAGCATTCTATTTCCTCCACCGAATATTCAAATTACAAACACTTACATTTTAATATAAAAAGATATCTTATCACCTCAATATTCCCAATTACTATATTTCCCCATTCTAATAATCAGAAATAAATGTAAGCAATTAATTTTCACTATACAAATAGTAACACCCTGTCCATCATTAAACAATTTTTAATTCCAATTAATAGATTCTTTCAGATAAATGACAACGATATAATTATTATCTTTAAAATTTCACATTAAGTATTGAAAGATATCAATTAGGGGCTGTACCAATAAGATATGTTAATTGAAGGTTTTATATAAAATCGAAAAGGAGAAAGGTTGATTTAACAGCTTTTCTCCTTTTCTTTGTCAACGTTATTCCCAAGAAAAACGGCTTATAGGACAGTCCCCATATGCTGAGTCTAAAATATTATGCGTTTACTACGTCTAATTCTTTTTCAAATGCAACTTCCTTACCAGTTTCTGCAGATTGATAGATTGCATCTAAAATTTTTGTTACTACAAAGGCTTGTTCCGGCTGTACTAATGGTTCTTTATCTTCTTTTACTGCCGCTAACCATTGTTTTGCTTCTAATACTTCTGGTGAATTTGCTCCACCTTCAAAATATGCAATATTTCCTACTGGAGATTTTTTCTGTTCAACTAACATATTGTTGTGCGCTCTGTTGAATATTAATTCTTTTTCTTTTTGTCCCATTCCGGAGATAATTTGTGCTCCACCTTTTGTTCCGCAAAGCGTTGTTGCTGCTTCTTTCGCATCTAATGTGTTTAATGCCCATGAAGATTCCAGGAAAATGGTTGAGCCATCTTCCATTTTGATATATCCAAATGCTGAATCTTCTACTTCAAACGTTTCCGGATCCCATGGTCCAAATAGATTTCCTTCTGGTCCTTCTGGTAATCTGCCTAATTTATGGAATACTGATCCCGATACGGATACTGGCTTATAGTTATCCATCATCCATAATGTAATATCAAGGGCATGTGTACCGATATCGATTAGTGGACCTCCACCTTGTTGTGATTTATCTGGAAACACTCCCCAAGTTGGCACGGCACGACGACGTACTGCATGTGCTTTTGCGAAGTAGATTTCTCCTAATTCTTCTCTTTCACAAGATTGGTGTAATGCTTGGACTTCTTCCCTGAAGCGGTTTTGGTAACCAACA carries:
- a CDS encoding GH39 family glycosyl hydrolase codes for the protein MLHTQTIQPSIDSKLVTISVMNGKNVLDHAHNDIELIYMIEGNLEVKIKNNLFTLNKSDFVIVNSNELHSFHSEENNLFVIIHFNYFQIRSILQQENLYFQCNSLENTVSSNQQMKDVIEEVLLVYLKESDISLAGFWEKVLKLISFIQLNYLRDRKHQEIKPLLSEEMANERLMEILEYVENNFREALTLEEVARTQYITVPYLSKFFKKQTGKTFSQYLNKVRLAHAVNELINTKKPITRIALDNGFPNLVAFNRVFNDKFKVKPVDYRKSKVEKIENNEKTVSNDKVENEEALLELRNYLECVSPVHPKNEPILIETDIVKISKFEAYTKYWNKVINVGYATDLLNSDMQEQLSLMQSDIGFTYARFWGLFCDEMHVEDKSDDQVAYNFSTINKLLDFLIKNRLKPFIELGPKPKLVLKSFGQTLIYQTNNEKSLDEWKKLLRAFLLHCVERYGIEEVVTWYFEIWGNNIDPIIDIGNDEKLNKSNRHDPAQFEEYFKVFSFLKQILNDIVPEAKVGGCGLATDLETEKLDLFLKQWNTHEIQPDFLSFYVYPIETESDRNTKKNVTSTNRDYVKNKIKQVKESMERSGFNHVELNVTEWNISISSRDYLNDSCFKASYIAKNIVDNLNQHVNMLGYWMCSDIFGDFKDSKNLLHGGVGLITKSGIKKPSYHSFSLLKQLGEILVSKGENYIITKKSGERYQIICFNYKHFDYSYYLQPEGSIEISEHYGIFENTDSLDISFKIQGISNGRYRIKEQRINREHGSVLDEWLNFGSVYDMKPDEVEYLKQKCVPYMKVDHTFVDENKIIIEGKLQPHEVRLYELNLLFSES
- a CDS encoding Gfo/Idh/MocA family protein, which codes for MSKLRIAIIGCGGIANNKHFPALAQFKDECEMVAFCDVIEERALKAAKEFGSEDAKVYTDYNELLKDKTIDIVHVCTPNVSHSPITVAAFEAGKHVLCEKPMAHNTEAAQKMMDAWKKSGKKFTVGYQNRFREEVQALHQSCEREELGEIYFAKAHAVRRRAVPTWGVFPDKSQQGGGPLIDIGTHALDITLWMMDNYKPVSVSGSVFHKLGRLPEGPEGNLFGPWDPETFEVEDSAFGYIKMEDGSTIFLESSWALNTLDAKEAATTLCGTKGGAQIISGMGQKEKELIFNRAHNNMLVEQKKSPVGNIAYFEGGANSPEVLEAKQWLAAVKEDKEPLVQPEQAFVVTKILDAIYQSAETGKEVAFEKELDVVNA